The genomic region GATCGGCCCCGCGCTTGGCCATGGCGCGATGCACGGCCTGCACCGCGGCGAGGGGCAGCCCTGGGACCAGGCTGGCGAGAGGCTCGGGCTCCTCGGTGGCGACCTTGACGATGATGGACGCGGCCGTCTCCCCCTCGAAGGGCAGCTTCCCCGAGAGGGCCTCGTAGGCGATGACGCCCAACGAGTAGATGTCCGCCTCGACGCCCACGTCCGCGGCCGAGTGAATCTGCTCGGGGGACATGTAGTAGGGCGTGCCCATCGCGACGTTGGTGCCCGTCAGCCGCGCGTGGCTCTCGCCGGGCGCGAGCGCCTTCGAGACGCCGAAGTCCACCAGCTTGGGCACGATGTCGCCCTGCCGGTTGCGGGCCTCGGCGAGGAAGATGTTCTCCGGCTTGAGGTCACGATGCACCACGCCCGCGGCGTGCGCCGCGCTGAGCCCGGCGCACACGCCGCGCAGGATGCTCACCAGCTCGGGCAGCATCATGCGCCCTTCCTCGAGGCGGTCGGCGAGCGAGCGGCCGCGCAGAAACTCCATCACCAGGTAGAAGCCGTTCTCCTGGTGGCCCACGTCGTAGATGTCCACGACGTTCTCGTGGTCGACCGCCGCCGCGAGCTTGGCCTCTCGGACGAAGCGGGCCACGGCCTGCGCGTTCTGCGCGAAGGTGGGCAGCATCCACTTGATGGCCACCTGCCGCCCCGTGACCTCGTGCTTGGCCTCGTACACGGCACCCATCCCGCCACGCCCGATCTCGCGCTGCACCAGGTAGCGCTGTGCGATGCGGTCGCCAGGCTGCGGCAGCTGGGGCGGAGCGGGGTTCGGGTACCAGGCTTCCATGTGGACGGCGAAAACACACTAACACAGTCAGACCGGGCGTGGATCGACGCCCGAAACGGGGGCGCTCGGGCCGCCGAGGACACCAGCTCCGATCTTCGGCCTTGATTGTGCCGTTCTATTGTGCCATTCATTGGCTCGTGACCGAGACCAGCCCCGACCGCTCCCCGAGCGCCATCGAACACAGCCTGACGCTGGACATCCTGCGCGGGCGCTACGCCGCCGGCAGCCGCCTGCCGACGGTGCGCGAGCTGGCCGAGCAGCACGGCGTGAACCCGACCACCATCCAGCGCGCCGTCTCGCGGCTGGAGACACGCGGTCTGGTGACCGCCCGGCAGGGCAGCGGGCTGCGCGTGAACGACCCGGCCGAGTGCGGGGACATCTCGCTCGTGCCGCAGTGGCTGGAGGTGACGCTGGACCAGCCCACGCGAGCGGCGGGCATCCTCGCGGACCTGCTCGAGATGAGGCGGGCGCTCGCGGGTCGGCTCCTGCTGCGTCACCGCGTCGCCATCCTCGCGCGCCTCCCCGCCCTGCAGCAGGCCGCGCAGCGCGTGCGGCGCGCGCAGGGTGACCCGGACGCCGTGCGCGACGCGGACCTCGCGTTCTCCCGCGAGCTGCTGCGCGCGGCCGGCAACGTGGTCGCGCTGAGCGTGTTCAACACCGTCGCGCGCGTGCTGGTCGAGCTGCCCCTGGTGAGCGCCGCGATGTACGCGGCCCCCGAAGAGAACGTGGCGTCCATGGCGCAGGTGCTCGGGGCGCTCGCGGGTGGAGGCGAGGACGCGGGCGCGGTGATCGAGGGCGCCATCGCCGCCATCGACGCGCGCACCGTGGCCCGCTTCGAGGCGTCGCTGCAGGCGCGCCGCGGCGAGGCCGGGCCCGCGGCCGCTCAGGGCCTATCCGTAGGGGTGCGCGCGTGACGGGCCGGGACACGGTGGCACGGCGCACGCCAGGACCCGGCGCGGCCTCACGGGACACGGGGGCACGGGGTCTCGCCCAACGCCACGCTCGCGCGCGCGACGCGCTGATGGGCGCGCTGCTCCCGGCACCGGGGCGGGGGCTGCCCGCCTTGAGCGAGCTCGACCTGAGCGCGTTCTGGCCGGCGTTCGACGCGGCCGCGCCCGCGCACCTGCGCCTGGGGCTACGCACGGCGTGCCTGGTGTTGGGGAGCGCGCCGCGGCTGATGGGCTTCGGCCGGTCGCTATCCGCGCTGAGCGACGACGAGCGCGAGCGCTTCATCGTGCGCGCCGCCGAGACCCCGGGCCTGGCCCAGCTGGTCGAGGTCGCCAAGGTGGTCGCGGCCATGGCGTACTTCAGCGACGCCCACGTGCAGGACGTGGCGCGCGCCCGTGGGCGCGACGAGGCCGGGGCAGACGCACCGCGCGCGCAAGACGCGCCGCAAGAACGAGACGCATCGCGCGAGCAAGACGCAGCGCGAGACCAGGAGGAGCCGTGAGCCCACCCAGCCCGAGCGCCGCGCGCCTGGACGGTCGCGCCCTGCACCGCGCACACACGCTGCGCACCGACGTGGTGGTCGTGGGCAGCGGGCCCGCCGGGGCGGCCGTGGCGCGCGAGCTGGCGCGGGCCGGGGTACGCGTGGTGGTCGTCGAGGCCGGCCGCTGGTTCGCGCCCGAGGAGTTCGTGCGGCCCGCGTTCCAGAGCATGGCCGCGCAGTACCGCGACATGGGCGCCTCCGTCGTGGTCGGCCCGGCGCCCATGCCGTTCGTGCAGGGCAAGATGGTGGGCGGCAGCTCGCCCATCAACGGCGCCATCTGCTGGCGCACCCCGCGCGACGTGTACGACGAGTGGGTCACCGCCGACCCACGCCTGGCCGACGCGCTGCCCTGGACGGAGCTCGACGCCACCACCGATGTGCTGGAGGCGCGCCTGAACGTGCGCCCGACCGACCCAGCCGTCGCCGGCGCCAAGAACCTGTTGCTGGCGCGCGGCGCGGAGGCGCTGGGCCTCGAGCACCGGCCCATCCGCCGCAACGTGCAGGGCTGTGAGGGCCTCGGCCGCTGCATGCAGGGGTGCCCCAACGCGCGCAAGCTCAGCGTGGACGCGACGCTGCTGGCCGACGCGCAGGCGGGCGGTGCCGAGGTGCTCAGCTCGTGCGAGGTGACCCGCATCCTGACGACGCGCGGGCGCGCCACCGGCGTGCTGGCCGAGAGCGCGGGCGGCGCCGAGGTGCGCGTGCTGGCCGAGCGCGCCGTGGTGCTGGCGGCGAGCGCGGTGCAGACGCCCGGCCTGCTGCTGGCCAACCGCATCACCCACGGCCCCGTCGGGCGCCACTTTCAGTGCCACCCCGGCGTGAGCATGGCGGGGCGCTTCCCCGAGCCCGTGCGCATGTGGGAGGGCGCGACGCAGGGGCACGAGGTGATCGGCCTGCGTCATGAAGGGCTCAAGTTCGAGGCGCTGGGCTTCGACCTGGGCGTGATGGCCGGGCGCCTGGACGGCGTGGGGCGCGCGCTCGCACGCGAGGTGGACGACATCGCGCACCAGCTGGACTGGGGCGCCGCCGTGCGCGCCGAAGCGGAGGGGCGCGTCCGTTTGCTGCGCGGCAACCCACGCGTGTTCTACACGCCGACGAAGCGCGACGTGGCCAAGTTCCGGCGCGGGCTGCGCGTGATGGGCGAGATGATGCTCGCGGCGGGCGCGGATCACGTCTCGCTCGGCGTGCGCGGCTTCCTCCCCCGCACCTCGCGCCTGGCCGACCTGGTGGCGCTCGAGCAGGACGGACCGACGCGCGCCTCCGCGTACACCAGCGCCATCACCCACATGTTCGGCACCTGCCGCATGGGCAGCGACCCCGCGCGCAGCGTGGTGCGCACCGACTTCCGCCACCACACCGTCGACCGGCTGTACGTGGCCGACTCCAGCGTGTTCCCCAGCAGCCTGGGCGTGAACCCGCAGATCCCCATCATGGCCGTGGCCACCCTGGCCGCGCGCCGCGTGCTGAACCCCTGACCCCGACCGACCCCGAGACCACCATGACCATCACGCTCGACGACCTCCTCCGCATGAAGGGCCCGGACCTCTACCGGGTCGTGCAGCAGGGCCACGCGCTCGACACCGACGCGCTGGCCGACACCACGTACACGGGCATCGACCTGTCCATGCCCGACCTGTTCCACAAGCTGATGTGGAAGAGCTTTCGCAAGACCTTCCACCGCGACCCCGAGACCGGCGCCTTGCGCGGCTGGAACGTGAAGGTCGAGCAGACCGGCTGGGACACGCCCCCTGCGCCCAAGCGCGACAAGCACGGGCGCCCGCTGAGCTTCGGCCACTACGAGGTGCGCAGCGCCACGGGCTTGCACTTCCCGCGCGGCTGGCGCGGCGGGCACTACCTGGACTACGGCGTGGCCGGCAACCTTCCGTCGGACTTCCCGGCCAGAGCGGGCTACTGCCCGCTGGTGAGCGTGAACGCGGGCAGCAGCGAGCTCTTGCTGGGCTGGGAGATCTTCAAGGTGGGCCCCGTGTTCGTGCCCATCTCGGACTTCTGGGTGTTGAAGCGCGAGGGCGCGCTGCGGCCGGAGGACGTGGTCCCGCGCCCCGTGCCCCTGCGCTGAGCCCTGGCGCCGAGCGCACCGCGGGTCGCGTGACGAGCCTGCCGCAGGCTCGTCAGTCGCAGCGCTCCGGGAGCGAACAGGACGCCTCGCGCGTGGCGCGGGTGGCCCCCTTGGGCATGAGCCAGGCGACGGTCGCGCTCATCGGCATGGGCATGGGGTCGTTCGGGCACGGCGGCCGGAAGCGGCTCAGGTAGGTCAGCGTCTGCTCGTCGTCGTACACGGCGATGCCCGCGCTGGCAGGCGACATGGTGTAAGCGAGCAGGTAGACGTCGTGGGTGCTCGGGTCGATGCCGAGGGCGCTCAGGTCGCGCTCGGGGCAGGAAAGCAGCGCGAGGATGTCCTCCTCCGTGCCGAGCACGCGCGGCGCGCTGGCCGTACCCCCGCCCTGGAACGAGCACCCGACGGGCAGCACGAGGGCAGGGCGTGACGTGGCACCCTCGAGGCCATCCACGGTGCATGTCGACGGTGCGACGGCGCCGCTGCTCGTCGTGGCGCCATGGGCCCCCTCCCCGCTGCCGTGGCACCCGGCCATCAGCATCACGGCGCTCGCCAGCGCGCTCGTCCACCCGTCCACCGAGCGGCCCGCGCGGCCCGCCGACGAGGCCCCTCTGATCGAACACGGCGCGGCTCCCCCGACGCGGACGGAACCCTCACGAGCGAAAGCGGACGAGCGACGGGTCGAAGCCATCCTCGTAGTCTCGCGCAAGCGCCCTGCGAACTCCACCCCGACGACGCGTCGGGTTCACGGTCGTGGACCTGCTCGATCCTGGGAGTCCGCGACAGGCTGCTACCAGGCGCCGCCGGACAACACCTCCGTCTGCTCCCCGCCAGCGGTCTGTTCCTCGCCGGCCGTCGTGTCCGCGCTCGCTGCCGAGAACGGCTGCCCCGCCGTGGTCGCCCCGCCGGGCGCCTGAAGGAGCGGATGCTGCACGTGGAACGTGCGCCGCCAGGGGGACTCCTCCATCTGGATGGCCACCAAACCGTCGGACGCGCAGCGCCCTTCTTCGGACTGCCGGGCGACCGAGCTGTACAGCACCTGTCCGCCGGTCGTGACGACGTCGAGCGCCGAGATGTTGCACTCGGCGCGCACCGCCTCGAGGGCTTCGAGGGGCCACTCGGCGCCGATGCGGACGCGATTCAGGAAGTCACGGAACTCGGGCTGCTGCGCGTCGTAGTCGTCTGGGTGGTTCGCGTAGCCGATCAGCATCAGAACCGGGAAGAAGGTCGTCTGGCCCACGGTGCGCCCACCGAGCGATGGCATTCGCGCGGACCTCACCATCTGTTCGCGAGCGAACACGAACCCGGGGCGCACGAGGACGAGGTGACTGCGCACCCCGCGGGCGTCGGGCGTCAGCTCGAGCTCTGGGACGTTGGCTACCTCGAAGATCACTTCGTGGGCGGGATAGCCCCCTACCGTCACCTCGCGCGACACCAGGATCTGCGCCGCCCGCTCGCCCGATGCCCGCGCCGTACCGCGACTGAAGTCGTACGAGATGCC from Sandaracinaceae bacterium harbors:
- a CDS encoding serine/threonine protein kinase, producing MEAWYPNPAPPQLPQPGDRIAQRYLVQREIGRGGMGAVYEAKHEVTGRQVAIKWMLPTFAQNAQAVARFVREAKLAAAVDHENVVDIYDVGHQENGFYLVMEFLRGRSLADRLEEGRMMLPELVSILRGVCAGLSAAHAAGVVHRDLKPENIFLAEARNRQGDIVPKLVDFGVSKALAPGESHARLTGTNVAMGTPYYMSPEQIHSAADVGVEADIYSLGVIAYEALSGKLPFEGETAASIIVKVATEEPEPLASLVPGLPLAAVQAVHRAMAKRGADRFATADQFFQALASQDSGAVDFAHTVEMRQDPSTQRILSDPGVSAAVVLPQRSPLLAFFAIGVLGVLVAAGAIAWFASQPSVATPAPDPAASATPAAVAAPPTPQASPVPATPTPTAEAAAPVVAPTEVAAQPAAPAAPAVEPTSAPTTAERPTHRTRADRTTHTSSASTETAPTAMTEPTPVVTPMAPPPPSTMVGRLQTTVDVDSL
- a CDS encoding GMC family oxidoreductase, with the protein product MSPPSPSAARLDGRALHRAHTLRTDVVVVGSGPAGAAVARELARAGVRVVVVEAGRWFAPEEFVRPAFQSMAAQYRDMGASVVVGPAPMPFVQGKMVGGSSPINGAICWRTPRDVYDEWVTADPRLADALPWTELDATTDVLEARLNVRPTDPAVAGAKNLLLARGAEALGLEHRPIRRNVQGCEGLGRCMQGCPNARKLSVDATLLADAQAGGAEVLSSCEVTRILTTRGRATGVLAESAGGAEVRVLAERAVVLAASAVQTPGLLLANRITHGPVGRHFQCHPGVSMAGRFPEPVRMWEGATQGHEVIGLRHEGLKFEALGFDLGVMAGRLDGVGRALAREVDDIAHQLDWGAAVRAEAEGRVRLLRGNPRVFYTPTKRDVAKFRRGLRVMGEMMLAAGADHVSLGVRGFLPRTSRLADLVALEQDGPTRASAYTSAITHMFGTCRMGSDPARSVVRTDFRHHTVDRLYVADSSVFPSSLGVNPQIPIMAVATLAARRVLNP
- a CDS encoding FadR family transcriptional regulator — translated: MTETSPDRSPSAIEHSLTLDILRGRYAAGSRLPTVRELAEQHGVNPTTIQRAVSRLETRGLVTARQGSGLRVNDPAECGDISLVPQWLEVTLDQPTRAAGILADLLEMRRALAGRLLLRHRVAILARLPALQQAAQRVRRAQGDPDAVRDADLAFSRELLRAAGNVVALSVFNTVARVLVELPLVSAAMYAAPEENVASMAQVLGALAGGGEDAGAVIEGAIAAIDARTVARFEASLQARRGEAGPAAAQGLSVGVRA